In the Zonotrichia leucophrys gambelii isolate GWCS_2022_RI unplaced genomic scaffold, RI_Zleu_2.0 Scaffold_137_119922, whole genome shotgun sequence genome, cgcccatgttcttcttcctgctcaacctggccctcagcgacctgggctccatctgcaccactgtccccaaagccatgcacaattccctctgggacaccagggacatctcctacactggatgtgctgctcagctctttttctttctgttcttcattgGATCAGAGTATTacctcctgaccatcatgtgctatgaccgctacatgtccatctgcaaacccctgcactatgggaccctcctgggcagcagagcttgtgcccacatggcagcagctgcctgggccagtgcctttctcaatgctctgctgcacacggccaatacattttccctgcccctgtgccatggcaatgccctgggccagttcttctgtgaggtgccccagatcctcaagctctcctgctccaaatcctacctcagggaacttgggaTCAGTGCTGTCACTGTGTGTTTCAATTTcagttgttttgtgttcattgttttctcctatgtgcagatcttcagggctgtgctgaggatcccctctgagcagggacagcacaaagccttttccacctgcctccctcacctagctgtggtctccctgttcctcagcactggaTTTTTagcctacctgaagcccccctccatgtcctccccatccctggatctggccctgtcagttctgtacttggtggtgcctccagccctgaaccccctcatctacagcctgaggaaccaggagctcaaggatGCCCTGAGAAAATTGATGAGACTGTATTTTCAGAAGCATTTCAGAACCATTTTCTGATGCAGAGCCTTCAGAATGTAACTCTTTAGAATCTCATCTTTTTCCCCTATATCTCTATTTTTATTTGGTAAATTTTTTCTACTATTGTTCTGTTTTTTACAAAATACTGCAGTATTGCACTTAGCATTTCTACATTATTATATACCTTCTTTTGAAATATGAAGACTTGCAAGAGGCTTTTTCCCTtgagatttaaataaaaacaagtgCTTGCCCTGACCTGTGTGCCCAGGATTCTTCCTCAGCccttctctgtccctgcaggggcagtgcctgTGAGCAGAGGGGTAGGGAAGAGACTCccacaacagcagcacagccagggacaaTGGCCCTGGCTCTTCCCACATCTGCTCTGCCCAACTCCCACCTGTccttgccagccctgctgtggctgtaaGGCCGGAGTGCTCTGGCAGCTTGGTCACTGTCCTGCTgcgtgtccctgctgtggccacaggcagggccaggccatgggcactgctgggacacagctgggctccagcacagcagctccagcagcaaagggcatctcctgagggcagggcagggaggcttTGCTCCCCTCCAGAGCTCTGTCAGCAATGTGCTCCAGgaatgccctggcacagcagagcccagtgcctggggcagggggggagTGTGCAGGGGGGGCTcacagcagtgtcctggcacagccagagctcctggcatggacctgaggcagcagcagagcagggcctgggctgtgTCTTTGttctggggcagcctgggaagGTGCCCCAGGGCAATTGTCCCACACCAGCCCCTGCAACCACCATTGCCAGCACTGACCTCTCCCCACCTGCAGGAGGCTGTTTGTCCCTGCACGGAGGGACACCAAGTGACCAGGCCAGCAGGCCAtgtttgctctgtgctgaggagaTCTCAGCAGTGCATCGTGTGTGGGTGGGGAGATGAACCCCAGTGAGCACAAACAccatcagcagcacccaggggtggCACAATTCCAGTGGCACAAACAGGGCCTTGAGGCCACTTCACTCTGAGAGTAACGTCCTCTGGGAAAACACCTGGATTGTTTGCTGGGTTGTGGTTAGGACTGCACAGAGAGAAATATCCCAGGCAGGgaggctccaggaaaaaatgctcagggcagccaTGGACTGCACAGATAGACATTGGATAGAGTGAGGGTCTGTGGGGAGAAATCAGAGCTGCCTCCCTTCTGAACCAGCCCAAGGACCTGgacatggctgtgctgtgttctggGCACTGACCTGGAACTGAGGGAGGTGGAAAAGGCCTTTGGTATCAGGGCTGTTGAGAAggctgggcagtgtcactgtgggacCTCTCTCAAACCCCTTGGAAAGGCCAGAGCCATCCCAGAGGGTCCTGGGCATTTGGGAAGGACAGACGTGGAACCAGTCTGCAAAGAGGACAGGGAGGGGGACTGGGAGAGTCACAGCCTGGTCAGgctcagcagggaaggggatgtGGCAAATCCTCCTGCAGACATTCCAGGCACTGGCAGGACAGAGCATGGACTGCAGAACCCACgtgggagggaaaagaaggggaTGTTGTGTGCCCAGACTTCAGCCAGGCCTGGGACAGGGTCTGCTGTGGTCTCCTCACAGCAAGACTGGAGAGAGCTGGGCTGAAGGAGTGGAACATGGACTGGGTAGGAATTTGGCTGAAAGAACAATGAGGGTCAAATGTCATCTATGGCAGCTACGCGCAGGTGACATCCCTCAGTGACCAGCCCTTGGCCACCACTGTGGAATATTTCTATTGTCTCTAAAATGGCATGAGATGTACTTTCAATTCCTTTGTGGATGCTGCCAAATTGCAGGGAGTCTGTGACTGAACTCATCTAGTTAATGGTGACTGCAAAATGTAATTGGGCAAGATGACTGAGTTGGGTAAATGTATCTTGCCATCAGGTGCCAAGCAAGCCACAAGAAAGGGCAGAAAAACTCATGCATCAGAAGAAAGGCAATTCAAtagggaaaaacccaaatccaaccaaaaactaaaacccccaaatctaatcaaaaaccccaaaacaagaTCCACCcacaacaacacaaaaacctcacaaacaaaacaaccacaaaaagaaaaaaggccacagagagaagaaaagcaagttCACAGGAAATCTCCTAccagaagaaaatgtttgaCCACCTTGTGGCAGGACAGGACTGTATCTGTAGGtgctgttttgaaagaaaaacatctcaaaaaataaattaatcaccTATTTCTCTTGTCCCCCCACTTTTCTCAGTTGATTGCTGATCATGGTGTGACATGGAATGGAACATCCCTTGGGTCAGTCCAGCCcagctgtcccatccctgtcgCCAGGAACACTTGCCCACCCCAGGCCCATAGGTTGGGGGGGTTGCAGACGCCTCATGTGGGGCAAACACTCAGACAAGGACAGGAGAACAGAACAACATTTACTCTTGTCAAGGACAGTAGAACAGAACAGCCTTGGAGAAACTGATTGAGGATGTACCTCTGGCAAACAGAAGTCACACAAAATGCAAGCAGgatgccagctcagctctgcaaggctgaCAAAGCAGAAGTTATGCAGAACAATAATGTTGCCCTTACTCAAAAGGGGGGATCAAGGAACAGCCACCTAAAAGGGACACTGGATGTTGAAGACAAAcccaaagaaaaccacaaaacccaaagaacCATAAAAAGATTTGTGATAAGGGGGTTCAACTATGTCAAATAAACTCAAA is a window encoding:
- the LOC135460966 gene encoding olfactory receptor 14J1-like, translating into MFFFLLNLALSDLGSICTTVPKAMHNSLWDTRDISYTGCAAQLFFFLFFIGSEYYLLTIMCYDRYMSICKPLHYGTLLGSRACAHMAAAAWASAFLNALLHTANTFSLPLCHGNALGQFFCEVPQILKLSCSKSYLRELGISAVTVCFNFSCFVFIVFSYVQIFRAVLRIPSEQGQHKAFSTCLPHLAVVSLFLSTGFLAYLKPPSMSSPSLDLALSVLYLVVPPALNPLIYSLRNQELKDALRKLMRLYFQKHFRTIF